The following are from one region of the Longimicrobiales bacterium genome:
- a CDS encoding ABC transporter permease — protein sequence MGTFILRRVLGAIPLLLGIATLVFFVLNLAPGDPAAAYMNPNMPPEIIEQLRVNLGLDQPVHVRYVKWMMSFFTGDWGYSFAQSRPVAAILLDALPNTLILAAISLVLVFLIGVVVGVFQAVRQNSLTDSSLSVVGLFFYSMPSFWLGLMLMLVFSLKASEWGWPFSLPPTGVTSVDYDFMTAGEQIRDRIAHLVLPVATLTLALAAGVARYTRGQMLEVVRQDYIRTARAKGLPERTVIFKHALRNSMIPVITLLGLNLPYLFSGAVFIEYIFAWPGMGRVIVDAIYQRDYPLVMATSFLFATIVVIGNLVADVLYAVADPRIRYD from the coding sequence ATGGGTACGTTCATCCTGCGGCGCGTGCTCGGTGCGATCCCGCTCCTGCTCGGGATCGCAACGCTCGTGTTTTTCGTGCTGAACCTCGCGCCCGGCGATCCCGCTGCGGCGTACATGAACCCGAACATGCCGCCGGAGATCATCGAGCAGCTCCGCGTCAACCTCGGGCTGGATCAGCCGGTGCACGTGCGGTACGTGAAGTGGATGATGTCGTTCTTCACCGGCGACTGGGGCTACTCGTTCGCACAGAGCCGCCCGGTCGCCGCGATCCTGCTCGATGCGCTTCCGAACACGCTGATCCTGGCCGCGATCTCGCTCGTGCTCGTGTTCCTGATCGGTGTGGTGGTCGGCGTGTTCCAGGCGGTGCGGCAGAATTCGCTGACCGACAGCTCGCTCAGCGTCGTCGGCCTGTTCTTCTATTCCATGCCGTCCTTCTGGCTCGGCCTCATGCTGATGCTCGTCTTCTCGCTCAAGGCGAGCGAGTGGGGCTGGCCCTTCTCGCTGCCGCCGACCGGCGTAACGAGCGTCGACTACGATTTCATGACCGCGGGCGAGCAGATCCGCGACCGCATCGCGCACCTCGTGCTGCCGGTCGCGACACTGACGCTCGCACTCGCCGCTGGCGTCGCGCGCTACACGCGCGGGCAGATGCTCGAGGTCGTCCGCCAGGACTACATCCGCACGGCGCGCGCGAAAGGGCTGCCGGAGCGCACCGTCATCTTCAAGCATGCGCTCCGCAACTCGATGATCCCCGTGATCACGCTGCTCGGGCTGAACCTGCCGTACCTGTTCAGTGGCGCGGTGTTCATCGAGTACATCTTCGCATGGCCCGGCATGGGCCGGGTGATCGTCGACGCGATCTACCAGCGCGACTACCCGCTGGTCATGGCGACCAGCTTCCTGTTCGCCACCATCGTCGTGATCGGCAACCTGGTGGCGGACGTGCTGTACGCCGTCGCCGACCCGCGCATCCGCTATGACTGA
- a CDS encoding ABC transporter ATP-binding protein, whose protein sequence is MSDPRGPRPPRATSYDDTPVNGAGVPSEGLTAPADAEPDSVLPPAKGDSDTGCRVLEDVEPPPDALLHVRGLKVHFPLRRGLFPRLVGHVKAVDGVTFWVRRGETLGLVGESGSGKTTTGRAVLRLIEPTDGSVRFAGVDVRAMDDDALRRLRRRAQIVFQDPYGSLNPRLTVGDTLREVLRVHGIARGADAKRRIDELLETVGLRSFHAARYPHEFSGGQRQRIGIARALAVEPDFIICDEPVSALDVSVQAQVLNLLAALQERLGPAYLFIAHDLSVVEHMSDRVAVMYLGRIVETGPTAQIIERPRHPYTQALLSAVPVPDPAAQRERIVLPGDVPSPSNPPSGCPFHPRCQHPLKDADCAQIVPPLAEKAPGQFAACIKEPSLGNGSGTRQNRS, encoded by the coding sequence ATGAGCGATCCTCGCGGGCCGCGACCGCCGCGGGCGACGTCGTATGACGACACTCCCGTGAACGGTGCAGGCGTGCCCTCGGAAGGGTTGACTGCGCCGGCCGACGCCGAGCCCGACTCGGTGCTTCCGCCCGCAAAGGGCGACTCGGATACCGGCTGCCGCGTGCTCGAGGACGTGGAGCCGCCGCCGGATGCGCTGCTCCACGTGCGCGGCCTCAAGGTGCACTTCCCGCTGCGCCGCGGACTGTTCCCGCGCCTCGTCGGCCACGTCAAGGCAGTCGATGGCGTGACCTTCTGGGTACGTCGCGGAGAGACACTCGGGCTGGTCGGCGAGTCCGGCTCCGGGAAGACGACGACCGGGCGTGCAGTGCTCCGCCTGATCGAGCCGACCGACGGCAGTGTCCGCTTCGCCGGTGTGGATGTGCGCGCGATGGACGACGACGCGCTGCGTCGCCTGCGGCGCCGCGCACAGATCGTGTTCCAGGACCCGTACGGCTCGCTCAACCCGCGGCTCACGGTCGGTGACACGCTGCGCGAGGTGCTGCGCGTGCATGGCATCGCCCGCGGCGCAGACGCGAAGCGGCGGATCGACGAGCTGCTCGAGACGGTCGGGCTGCGGTCCTTCCATGCAGCGCGCTACCCGCACGAGTTCAGCGGCGGGCAGCGCCAGCGGATCGGCATCGCGCGCGCGCTCGCTGTCGAACCGGATTTCATCATCTGCGACGAGCCGGTCTCCGCGCTGGACGTCTCGGTCCAGGCGCAGGTGCTCAACCTCCTGGCAGCATTGCAGGAGCGCCTTGGTCCCGCGTACCTCTTCATCGCGCACGACCTGAGCGTGGTCGAGCACATGAGCGACAGGGTGGCCGTGATGTACCTGGGACGCATCGTGGAGACAGGACCCACTGCGCAGATCATCGAGCGCCCGCGCCATCCCTACACGCAGGCCCTGCTCTCGGCGGTGCCGGTGCCGGACCCGGCGGCACAGCGCGAACGGATCGTGCTGCCGGGCGATGTGCCGAGTCCCTCGAATCCGCCCTCGGGCTGCCCGTTTCATCCCCGCTGTCAGCACCCGCTGAAGGATGCCGATTGCGCGCAGATCGTTCCTCCCCTTGCCGAGAAGGCGCCGGGGCAGTTTGCAGCATGCATCAAGGAACCATCACTCGGGAACGGGTCCGGGACCCGGCAGAACCGCTCTTGA
- a CDS encoding acyl-CoA dehydrogenase: protein MSSVLPDLTRPPLTVLTEEEQMFRETVRQFAEDTIAPRVMHMDEQARLDADLAPQLFELGLMGIEIPDAMGGAGASFFTAVLVVEELSRIDPSVGVFVDVQNTLVNNAVIRYGNADVQEKYLPALASDTVGAYALSEAGSGSDAFALQTRARDDGDHWVLDGRKLWITNGGEAGLFIIFANVDPDAGYRGITAFLVERDFDGFAVGKKEDKLGIRASSTTELILDGCRVPKGNVLGEVGKGYKIAIETLNEGRIGIGAQMVGLAQGALDHTLRYVQEREQFGHPIGDFQGVQFQLAEMRTQLEAARLLVYNAARLKDAGQPFVVEAAIAKLFASEAAQKIASTCIDLFGGNGFTREYPVEKFYRDAKIGTIYEGTTNMQKQTIAKYILR, encoded by the coding sequence ATGTCGAGCGTACTCCCCGATCTTACTCGTCCGCCGCTCACCGTGCTGACGGAAGAAGAACAGATGTTCCGCGAAACCGTGCGCCAGTTCGCGGAAGACACCATCGCCCCCCGCGTCATGCACATGGACGAGCAGGCGCGCCTCGATGCCGACCTGGCTCCGCAGCTCTTCGAGCTCGGACTCATGGGTATCGAGATTCCCGATGCAATGGGCGGTGCGGGTGCCTCGTTCTTCACTGCCGTCCTCGTCGTCGAGGAGCTGTCGCGCATCGATCCGAGCGTCGGCGTGTTCGTCGACGTGCAGAACACACTGGTCAACAACGCGGTCATCCGGTACGGCAACGCCGATGTGCAGGAGAAGTACCTGCCTGCCCTCGCCTCCGACACCGTGGGCGCGTACGCACTGTCCGAGGCAGGCTCCGGCTCCGACGCATTTGCACTGCAGACCCGGGCGCGCGACGACGGGGACCACTGGGTGCTCGACGGCCGCAAGCTCTGGATCACCAACGGCGGCGAGGCGGGCCTCTTCATCATCTTCGCCAACGTCGATCCCGACGCCGGCTACCGCGGCATCACCGCCTTCCTGGTCGAGCGCGACTTCGACGGCTTCGCGGTCGGCAAGAAGGAGGACAAGCTCGGCATCCGTGCGTCGTCCACGACCGAGCTGATCCTGGACGGCTGCCGCGTGCCGAAGGGCAACGTGCTCGGCGAGGTCGGCAAGGGCTACAAGATTGCGATCGAGACCCTCAACGAGGGGCGCATCGGGATCGGTGCCCAGATGGTCGGCCTCGCGCAGGGCGCGCTCGACCACACGCTGCGCTACGTCCAGGAGCGCGAGCAGTTCGGCCACCCGATCGGTGACTTCCAGGGGGTGCAGTTCCAGCTCGCAGAGATGCGGACGCAGCTCGAGGCCGCCCGCCTGCTGGTCTACAACGCCGCGCGCCTGAAGGACGCCGGCCAGCCGTTCGTCGTGGAAGCCGCAATCGCCAAGCTGTTCGCCTCCGAAGCCGCGCAGAAGATCGCCTCGACCTGCATCGACCTCTTCGGCGGCAACGGCTTCACGCGTGAGTACCCGGTCGAAAAGTTCTACCGCGACGCCAAGATCGGCACGATCTACGAGGGTACCACGAACATGCAGAAGCAGACGATCGCGAAGTATATCCTGAGGTGA
- a CDS encoding acyl-CoA dehydrogenase family protein, which yields MSATRQAVEAPRRGVSEQEARQVAEAARETEWSKPSFVRELFLGRLRLDLIHPLPGPTDPAERERAAAFMEKLKVVAAKVDADEVDRTGRVPDEILSDLAAIGAFGIKIPQKYGGLELSQTSYNAAIAYLSTACSALGVLLSAHQSIGVPQPLKMFGTEAQKQKYLPRLAAGAVSAFALTEPDVGSDPARMEATAEPTPDGDAYILNGEKLWCTNGPIAEIMVVMARTPARDGKRPGITAFIVERDMPGVEVTHRLEFMGLRGIENALLRFRDVRVPKENVLWGEGRGLKLALITLNTGRLTIPATSAAAGRWCLRVAREFAAERVQWGAPVGKHDAVAQKLADIAAYSFAMDAVNTLAAGLADAGKSDIRLEAALAKMFNSEAAWHVVDETMQIRGGRGYETSASLKSRGEEGVPLERVMRDLRINMIFEGSSEIMRLFIAREAVDPHLQRAGGMIDPKAELGDKVKGAASLGAHFAGWVPGLVAGWGRWPRFGGYGVLAEHLRYVERTSRKLGRTLLYAMARFGPKLEKRQSVLFRLVDVGAELFAMSAVCVYAHAMVERNPSDRTPLRLADLFCRQARKRIASSFRNTFSNHDRFAYRLAQDVLDGRYRWLESDVAD from the coding sequence ATGAGTGCGACCAGGCAGGCGGTGGAAGCGCCGCGTCGTGGTGTTTCCGAGCAGGAGGCGCGACAGGTCGCCGAGGCGGCGCGCGAAACCGAGTGGTCGAAGCCGAGCTTCGTGCGTGAGCTGTTCCTCGGGCGACTGCGTCTCGATCTGATTCACCCGTTGCCGGGCCCGACGGATCCTGCGGAGCGGGAGCGTGCGGCCGCCTTCATGGAGAAGTTGAAGGTCGTCGCCGCGAAGGTCGACGCGGACGAGGTGGACCGCACCGGCCGTGTTCCCGACGAGATCCTCTCCGACCTTGCTGCGATCGGCGCGTTCGGCATCAAGATCCCGCAGAAGTACGGCGGTCTCGAGCTATCCCAGACAAGCTACAACGCGGCGATCGCGTATCTGAGCACGGCGTGTTCCGCGCTGGGCGTGCTGCTTTCTGCGCACCAGTCGATCGGCGTGCCGCAGCCGCTGAAGATGTTCGGCACGGAGGCGCAGAAGCAGAAGTACCTGCCGCGCCTGGCGGCCGGTGCCGTTTCCGCGTTTGCATTGACGGAGCCGGACGTCGGTTCCGACCCGGCGCGCATGGAAGCGACGGCCGAGCCCACGCCGGATGGGGACGCGTACATCCTGAACGGCGAGAAGCTGTGGTGCACCAACGGCCCGATCGCGGAGATCATGGTCGTGATGGCGCGCACGCCGGCGCGCGACGGCAAGCGGCCGGGCATCACCGCCTTCATCGTCGAGCGTGACATGCCCGGCGTGGAGGTCACGCACCGGCTGGAGTTCATGGGGCTGCGCGGCATCGAGAACGCGCTGCTCCGGTTCCGCGACGTGCGTGTTCCGAAGGAGAACGTGCTCTGGGGCGAGGGCCGCGGTCTCAAGCTCGCGCTGATCACGCTGAACACCGGTCGTCTGACGATTCCTGCCACGTCTGCTGCAGCGGGGCGCTGGTGTCTTCGTGTCGCGCGCGAGTTTGCAGCGGAGCGCGTGCAGTGGGGCGCGCCGGTCGGCAAGCACGACGCAGTTGCGCAGAAGCTCGCGGACATTGCGGCGTACTCGTTCGCCATGGATGCGGTGAACACACTTGCCGCGGGCCTCGCGGATGCCGGCAAGAGCGACATCCGCCTGGAGGCCGCGCTTGCGAAGATGTTCAACTCCGAGGCTGCGTGGCACGTCGTCGACGAGACGATGCAGATCCGTGGCGGCCGCGGCTATGAAACGTCGGCGTCGCTGAAGTCGCGCGGTGAGGAGGGCGTTCCGCTGGAGCGTGTGATGCGCGATCTGCGGATCAACATGATCTTCGAGGGGTCCAGCGAGATCATGCGTCTGTTCATCGCACGTGAGGCGGTGGATCCGCACCTGCAGCGCGCCGGCGGCATGATCGATCCGAAGGCGGAGCTGGGTGACAAGGTGAAGGGCGCGGCCAGCCTGGGCGCGCACTTTGCCGGCTGGGTGCCGGGTCTTGTTGCCGGCTGGGGGCGCTGGCCGCGCTTCGGCGGCTATGGTGTGCTCGCGGAGCACCTGCGTTACGTCGAGCGGACGTCGCGCAAGCTCGGGCGCACGCTGTTGTACGCGATGGCGCGGTTCGGCCCGAAGCTGGAGAAGCGGCAGTCGGTGCTGTTCCGGCTGGTCGATGTCGGTGCGGAGCTGTTCGCGATGTCGGCCGTGTGCGTGTACGCGCACGCCATGGTGGAAAGGAACCCGTCGGACCGCACACCGCTTCGGCTCGCTGACCTGTTCTGTCGCCAGGCGCGCAAGCGGATCGCCTCGTCGTTCCGGAACACATTCAGCAATCATGACCGGTTCGCCTACCGTCTAGCGCAGGACGTGCTGGACGGCAGGTATCGCTGGCTGGAGAGCGACGTGGCGGACTGA
- a CDS encoding ABC transporter ATP-binding protein: protein MPLLEVTDLRTYFHTDQGMARAVDGVSFTVEKGEVLGIVGESGSGKSVTALSLLRLVATPPGEIMEGSSVRFDGRELLDLPAREMRAVRGNDIAMIFQEPMTSLNPVYTVGDQIAEAVRLHRDVSRREAREQAVRMLRLVGIPSPEERVDVYPHQLSGGQRQRVMIAIALSCEPDLLIADEPTTALDVTIQAQILELIAGLRERLGMAVVLITHDLGVVAEVCDRVIVMYGGQVVEQGTVQQIFTDARHPYTQGLLRAIPRLGTRTEELAVIPGRVPPPTAWPQGCRFRGRCPFEFEKCPEHPPLFQTGAGHLSRCWLEEEDAR, encoded by the coding sequence ATGCCGCTGCTCGAGGTCACAGACCTGCGCACGTACTTCCACACCGACCAGGGCATGGCGCGCGCCGTCGATGGTGTCAGCTTCACCGTCGAGAAAGGCGAGGTGCTCGGCATCGTGGGAGAAAGCGGCAGCGGCAAGTCCGTCACGGCACTGTCACTGCTGCGGCTCGTCGCGACGCCGCCCGGCGAGATCATGGAGGGCAGCAGTGTGCGCTTCGACGGACGCGAGCTGCTGGATCTCCCGGCGCGCGAGATGCGCGCGGTGCGCGGCAACGACATCGCGATGATCTTTCAGGAGCCGATGACGTCGCTCAACCCGGTCTACACGGTGGGCGACCAGATTGCCGAGGCGGTGCGGCTGCATCGCGACGTCTCGCGCAGGGAAGCACGTGAGCAGGCCGTCAGGATGCTGCGGCTGGTCGGGATCCCGTCACCGGAAGAGCGCGTCGACGTCTACCCGCACCAGCTCTCGGGCGGACAGCGTCAGCGCGTGATGATCGCGATCGCGCTGTCGTGCGAGCCCGACCTGCTCATTGCAGACGAGCCGACGACCGCGCTCGATGTCACGATCCAGGCACAGATCCTCGAGCTGATCGCGGGCCTGCGCGAACGGCTCGGTATGGCCGTGGTCCTGATCACCCACGACCTCGGTGTCGTCGCGGAAGTCTGCGACCGCGTCATCGTGATGTACGGCGGGCAGGTCGTCGAGCAGGGCACCGTGCAGCAGATCTTCACCGACGCAAGGCATCCGTACACGCAGGGGCTGCTGCGTGCGATTCCCAGGCTGGGTACGCGTACCGAGGAGCTCGCCGTGATCCCCGGGCGCGTCCCGCCACCCACCGCGTGGCCGCAGGGCTGTCGCTTCCGCGGACGCTGCCCCTTCGAGTTCGAGAAGTGCCCCGAGCACCCGCCGCTCTTTCAGACTGGGGCCGGTCACCTTTCACGCTGCTGGCTCGAGGAGGAGGACGCACGATGA
- the gcvH gene encoding glycine cleavage system protein GcvH, with amino-acid sequence MSETPNDLLYSEEHEYLKKSDEAGVYFVGITDYAQGELGDVVYVELPSVGETFGKADVFGTVEAVKAVSDLFCPISGEIVAVNEALADDPSVVNRDPYGAGWMIKLRVEDEGQLDTLLGAEEYQKHTEA; translated from the coding sequence ATGTCCGAGACACCGAACGATCTGCTCTATTCGGAGGAGCACGAGTACCTGAAGAAGAGCGACGAGGCGGGCGTCTATTTCGTCGGAATCACTGATTACGCGCAGGGTGAGCTGGGCGACGTCGTGTACGTCGAGCTGCCTTCGGTCGGAGAGACCTTCGGCAAGGCGGACGTCTTCGGCACGGTGGAAGCCGTGAAGGCGGTCAGCGATCTCTTCTGTCCGATCTCGGGCGAGATCGTGGCAGTCAACGAGGCGCTGGCGGACGACCCCAGTGTCGTCAACCGCGACCCGTATGGCGCGGGCTGGATGATCAAGCTGCGCGTCGAGGACGAGGGCCAGCTCGACACGCTGCTCGGCGCTGAAGAGTACCAGAAGCACACCGAGGCGTAG
- a CDS encoding AraC family transcriptional regulator, translating into MAFIAALLPNEADRSALMHAAGEHRLLWADSWRGLNALVRDRPVAVVVTDLHAEPRKDGALRVYRFAQRFPLTPLVSWGDPDGRELFRIGKAGAREIVLTQDATDAALISEVIDASLQATLPHLLRDRLQGRIDESGLELITTAAERIPDGIQVPELAASFRYSISTLERRCEVMQLPTPGRLLLWLRVLFGLRWLLEEGRSVESVASQLGYSSGAAFRRAIKATIGGRPTPLRNPEAFDQALESFAVECHARPRGGP; encoded by the coding sequence ATGGCGTTCATCGCAGCGCTTCTTCCGAACGAAGCCGATCGCAGTGCGCTGATGCACGCGGCCGGTGAGCATCGTCTGCTCTGGGCGGATTCCTGGCGCGGCCTGAACGCGCTGGTCCGCGACCGTCCTGTTGCCGTCGTCGTGACCGACCTGCACGCCGAGCCGCGCAAGGATGGCGCGCTGCGCGTGTACCGCTTCGCCCAGCGGTTCCCGCTCACGCCGCTCGTGAGCTGGGGCGATCCGGATGGACGCGAGCTGTTCCGCATCGGCAAGGCGGGTGCGCGCGAGATCGTGCTGACGCAGGATGCCACCGATGCCGCGCTCATTTCCGAAGTGATCGATGCGTCGCTGCAGGCAACGCTGCCGCACCTGCTGCGTGATCGGCTGCAGGGGCGGATCGACGAGAGTGGGCTGGAGCTGATCACGACCGCGGCCGAGCGGATTCCGGACGGGATCCAGGTCCCCGAGCTCGCCGCGTCGTTCCGCTACTCGATCTCGACGCTGGAGCGGCGCTGCGAGGTGATGCAGCTCCCCACGCCGGGGCGGCTGCTGCTCTGGCTGCGCGTTCTCTTCGGCCTGCGCTGGCTGCTCGAGGAGGGACGCAGCGTCGAGAGCGTCGCATCACAGCTCGGCTACTCGTCCGGCGCGGCGTTCCGTCGTGCGATCAAGGCGACGATCGGCGGTCGACCGACGCCGCTGCGCAACCCCGAGGCATTCGATCAGGCCCTCGAGAGCTTTGCAGTCGAGTGCCACGCCCGGCCGAGAGGAGGTCCCTGA
- a CDS encoding ABC transporter substrate-binding protein yields MVRSKMTLRTAAAAATLALVTGCGGGDGAGGTGGTIVVGMRSDFGGFNPITSDALYSMELMNYALFTPLIQYDENLQPRPWLAESWQEEGDTAVVFRLRRDVTWHDGQRVTAEDVKFTFDRAKLPESASLVGSAFLSNVESATVVDSFTIRFDYAMPHAQALEDFWWAPAPKHLLEGIAPADMRNAPYNRAPVGSGPYRLTAWEANRQLVIEPYEQFPQSLGGPPSARRIVFRIIPEASTLLTELMTGGVHVDIPVMPDQVNQVQEGASTNLLSFPGRTVYFIGWNNQRAPFDDARVRRGLALALDRQEIIDALLYGQGQVATSTVPPWHPLYPENTEPLAHDPAAAAALLEEAGWTDANGDGIRDKDGQPLEFELLVSDDALRRAVAEVVQAQLREVGARANIRVTEFQTMLAAHRGRDFDAVFTNWVLDNFQVASAPNALLHSSQADIENSANRSSVRIPELDALMERASVASDPEAARQAWGEFTRVVQQEQPMTFMFWLNELAGVRDDVGGVEMDPRGEFQTIRDWSLGR; encoded by the coding sequence ATGGTTCGCAGCAAGATGACCCTGCGCACTGCGGCGGCCGCGGCCACGCTCGCACTGGTCACGGGGTGTGGCGGGGGCGACGGCGCCGGGGGCACGGGTGGTACCATCGTCGTGGGCATGCGTTCGGACTTCGGCGGGTTCAACCCGATCACGAGCGACGCGCTGTACTCGATGGAGCTGATGAACTATGCCCTTTTCACGCCGCTGATCCAGTACGACGAGAACCTGCAGCCGCGGCCCTGGCTCGCGGAATCCTGGCAGGAAGAGGGGGACACGGCGGTCGTGTTCCGGCTGCGCCGCGACGTCACCTGGCATGATGGTCAGAGGGTGACCGCCGAGGACGTCAAGTTCACGTTCGACCGGGCCAAGCTGCCCGAGTCCGCATCGCTCGTGGGCTCCGCGTTCCTCTCGAACGTGGAAAGCGCGACAGTGGTCGACAGCTTCACGATCCGGTTCGACTATGCCATGCCGCACGCGCAGGCGCTCGAGGATTTCTGGTGGGCCCCGGCGCCGAAGCATCTGCTCGAGGGCATCGCGCCGGCGGATATGCGCAATGCACCGTACAATCGTGCCCCGGTCGGCAGCGGGCCCTACCGGTTGACGGCGTGGGAGGCCAACCGGCAGCTCGTCATCGAGCCGTACGAGCAGTTCCCCCAGTCGCTGGGCGGCCCGCCGTCCGCGCGGCGTATCGTGTTCCGGATCATCCCCGAAGCGTCCACGCTGCTGACGGAGCTGATGACGGGCGGCGTGCACGTCGACATCCCGGTGATGCCCGACCAGGTGAACCAGGTCCAGGAAGGTGCGAGCACGAACCTGCTCTCCTTCCCGGGTCGCACCGTCTACTTCATCGGCTGGAACAACCAGCGTGCGCCGTTCGACGACGCCCGCGTTCGTCGCGGGCTGGCGCTGGCACTCGACCGCCAGGAGATCATCGACGCGCTGCTGTACGGGCAGGGCCAGGTCGCGACCAGCACCGTGCCGCCCTGGCATCCGCTGTATCCCGAGAACACGGAACCGCTGGCGCATGATCCGGCCGCGGCAGCGGCACTGCTCGAGGAGGCGGGCTGGACGGATGCGAATGGCGACGGCATCCGTGACAAGGACGGCCAGCCGCTCGAGTTCGAGCTGCTGGTGAGCGACGATGCGCTGCGGCGCGCGGTCGCGGAGGTCGTACAGGCGCAGCTGCGCGAGGTGGGCGCACGGGCGAACATCCGTGTCACGGAGTTCCAGACGATGCTGGCGGCGCATCGCGGGCGCGACTTCGATGCCGTCTTCACGAACTGGGTGCTCGACAACTTCCAGGTCGCCTCGGCGCCCAACGCGCTGCTGCACTCCTCGCAGGCGGATATCGAGAACTCGGCCAACCGCAGCAGTGTGCGCATCCCGGAGCTGGACGCTCTCATGGAGCGTGCGTCCGTCGCCAGCGATCCGGAGGCCGCCCGCCAGGCCTGGGGCGAGTTCACGCGCGTCGTGCAGCAGGAGCAGCCGATGACGTTCATGTTCTGGCTGAACGAGCTGGCCGGCGTGCGTGACGACGTGGGCGGCGTCGAGATGGACCCGCGCGGCGAGTTCCAGACCATTCGCGACTGGTCACTGGGCCGCTAG
- a CDS encoding histidine kinase dimerization/phospho-acceptor domain-containing protein codes for MEEQQYREVVDLVRRVRHDANNPITAALGHVQLLLEDPSVPAGDTRESLRVIESELKRLIDILRRLQKVQYDDGASAD; via the coding sequence ATGGAAGAGCAGCAGTATCGCGAGGTCGTCGACCTGGTTCGGCGCGTTCGCCATGACGCAAACAACCCGATCACGGCCGCACTGGGCCATGTCCAGTTGCTGCTCGAGGATCCGAGCGTGCCGGCCGGCGATACGCGTGAATCGCTCCGCGTGATCGAGAGCGAGCTGAAGCGACTGATCGATATCCTGCGGCGTCTGCAGAAGGTGCAGTACGATGACGGTGCGTCCGCGGATTGA
- the opp4C gene encoding oligopeptide ABC transporter permease, translating into MTERDRNLDPSDRRDAPPDPESGAPLDVPVAFGVDEAVQAPPPGAAVAAPPSRPGPLSYLLAIVLPGVPQLRTGRTGLGVVLLLTWLVVIGVVVLAWERIVAVTGTGSLDDQVAVATLAVLVLVAWFVGIRDLRRPAETGAGDSQWSIAARHFRKNRVAVVGLGVIALFYLIAMIAPLIAPYDPIAQQDIARTSFLPPSSEHWLGTDRFGRDVLSRILYGARISLSIAFVATAISITLGTLIGAIAGYAGGKVDTMLMRFTDMVLAFPRLVLLIMIVALFSPSIAVIITVLGLTQWPSTTRIVRGDVLSLREREFVQAARALGFSSRRILLRHLIPNVLAPVIVAATLGIGNTIVLEAGLSFLGLGVSAPTPTWGNMVNEGRDNLLGAWWLATFPGLTIVFVVLAFNLVGDGLRDALDPRLRS; encoded by the coding sequence ATGACTGAGCGAGATCGCAACCTCGACCCGAGTGACCGCAGGGACGCGCCGCCCGATCCCGAATCCGGCGCGCCGCTCGACGTGCCTGTCGCGTTCGGCGTCGACGAAGCCGTGCAGGCGCCGCCGCCGGGTGCAGCCGTGGCTGCGCCGCCATCCAGGCCGGGGCCTCTGTCGTACCTGCTCGCGATCGTGCTGCCGGGCGTGCCGCAGCTCAGGACCGGGCGCACCGGGCTCGGCGTGGTGCTGCTGCTCACCTGGCTGGTCGTGATCGGGGTCGTCGTGCTCGCATGGGAGCGGATCGTGGCCGTGACCGGCACCGGCTCGCTCGACGACCAGGTCGCGGTCGCGACGCTCGCAGTGCTGGTGCTGGTGGCGTGGTTCGTCGGTATTCGTGACCTGCGACGCCCGGCGGAAACAGGTGCGGGGGACTCGCAGTGGAGCATCGCCGCCCGCCATTTCCGGAAGAATCGCGTTGCCGTGGTCGGCCTGGGCGTGATCGCGCTGTTCTACCTGATCGCAATGATTGCGCCGCTGATCGCGCCGTACGACCCGATCGCGCAGCAGGACATCGCGCGCACCTCGTTCCTGCCGCCCTCATCGGAGCACTGGCTGGGCACGGACCGCTTCGGCCGCGACGTGCTCAGCCGGATCCTGTACGGCGCGCGTATCTCGCTCTCGATCGCGTTTGTCGCCACCGCGATCTCCATCACACTGGGGACGCTGATCGGCGCGATCGCGGGTTACGCAGGCGGCAAGGTCGACACGATGCTGATGCGCTTCACGGACATGGTGCTCGCGTTTCCACGCCTCGTGCTGCTCATCATGATCGTCGCGCTGTTCAGTCCTTCGATCGCGGTGATCATCACGGTGCTCGGCCTCACGCAGTGGCCCAGCACCACGCGCATCGTGCGTGGTGACGTGCTCAGCCTGCGTGAGCGCGAGTTCGTGCAGGCGGCTCGCGCACTCGGCTTCTCGTCGCGTCGCATCCTGCTGCGCCACCTGATCCCGAACGTGCTCGCTCCCGTCATCGTTGCCGCGACGCTCGGCATCGGCAACACGATCGTGCTCGAGGCCGGTCTCTCCTTCCTCGGCCTGGGCGTCTCCGCACCGACGCCGACCTGGGGCAACATGGTCAACGAGGGACGCGACAACCTGCTCGGCGCATGGTGGCTCGCGACGTTCCCCGGCCTCACGATCGTTTTCGTCGTGCTCGCGTTCAACCTGGTCGGCGACGGCCTGCGCGACGCGCTCGACCCGCGCCTGAGGTCCTGA